From the Deinococcus sonorensis KR-87 genome, the window TCAATTACGCCGAGGTGCTGGACTTTCCCACCAAGCGCCTGATCCTGATCGGCACGCTGCTGAGCCTGTTCCTGGCCGCCCTGGACCAGACCATCGTGGCCACCTCGCTGCCGCGCATCGTCAAGGACCTGAACGGCCTGAACCTCTATGCCTGGGTCACCACCGCGTACCTGCTGGCCAGCACCGCGCTGGTGCCGATCTACGGCAAGCTCTCGGACATCTACGGCCGCCGGCCGGTACTGATGTTCGGCATCGTGGTGTTCCTGCTCGGCTCGGCGCTATGCGGCGCGGCCGGTGAGCCGTTTCTGGGCGGCGTCTTCGGCGGAGGCATGATGGAACTCGTGGTGTTCCGCGGCCTGCAGGGCCTGGGCGCCGCCGCCCTGACCTCGGTGGCCTTCTCGATCATCGCCGACATTTTTGCGCCGGCCGAGCGTGGCCGCTACCAGGGGCTGTTCGGCGCGGTGTTCGGCCTGAGCAGCGTGATCGGTCCGCTGCTGGGCGGCTTCCTCACCGACCACGTGTCGTGGCGCTGGGTGTTCTACGTCAACGTGCCAATCGGCCTGATCGCGCTGACCTTCATCATCCTGAAGATGCCGACCCTGGCCAGCGGCCTGAAGCCGAAGATCGACTACCTGGGCGCCCTGCTGATCGTGCTGTTCAGCGTACCGCTGCTGCTGGCGCTGACCTTCGGGGCCGACAGCGCCAACTACGGCTGGACCGATCCGGTGGTGCTGGGCCTGTTCGCCGTGAGCGCTGTGGCCCTGGGTCTGTTTCTGTATGTGGAGTCACGCCACGAGAGCCCGATCCTGCCGCTCACGCTGTTCCACAACCCCACCTTCGCCTGGGGCGTGACCGCCCGCTTCTTCATCGGCGCGGCCTTCCTGGGCGCCATCCTGTTCCTGAGCCTGTATCTGGTGAACGTGCAGGGCGTGTCGGCCACCGCCGCCGGCACCGCCACCATTCCGCTCACCGCCGGCCTGATCTTCGGGGCCATCGTCAGCGGTCAGCTGGCCTCGCGGCTGGGGTACTACAAGATCCTGATCATCGTCGGCCTGTGCCTGATGATGGGCGGCTTCCTGCTGCTCAGCACCCTGAACGCCGACACCCCGTATGCACGCGTGGTGCTGTACATGGTGGTGCTGGGCCTGGGCATCGGGCCGGCGCTGCCGCTGTTCAACCTGGCAATCCAGAACGCGGTCAAGCCCTGGGAGATCGGGGTGGCCACCAGCTCGGGCCAGTTCTTCCAGCAGATGGGCAGCACCATCGGCACCGCCGTGTTCGGCGCGGTGTTGAGCAGCGTGCTGGCCAGCCAGATCACCAGCAACCTCAAGCCGGTAATTGCCTCGGCCCCGCCGGCCCTCCAGGCGCAACTCCAGAGCTTCAGTGCGCCCAAGTCGGGCAATTCGGGCGGCCAGAGCACCTTCGACGTGGCGGCGGCCAAGGCCAGCGCGGCCACCGGCATCCGCAAGGGCTTTGACGCCACCTTCCAGGCCATCTCCGGCGCGGTGGGCAGCGGCAACATCTCGGCGGTGCAGGCGCTGGCGCAGAATCCGCAGCTGCCGGAACAGCTGCGGACCCAGCTCGGCACCATTCCGGCGCAGGCCATCGCCTCGGAGCAGGGCCGCGCCCAGATTCTGACCGGCATCCGCCAGGGTCTGACCGCCGCACAGACCCAGACGGTGCAGCAGACCAATACCACCCTGGACAAGGTGGCGCGCGCGCTGAAGGTCAGCTTCGCCAACACGGTGAGCCGCATCTACCTGATCAGCATTTTCGTGGCGCTGCTGGCCCTGCTGGCCGTGCTGCCGATGCCGAACCTGCGGATGCCCACCCGCGGCAAGGGTGAGGGCGAGGGCGGCCCGCAGCGCGCCCCGGTGCACGTCGAGATCTGAGCGCGAACGCCGTTCCGTGAACATGCCAGCCTGTAATGGGCTGGCATGTTCTGTTGGAAGAAGTAAGGTGGGCCATGACGCACTCGACCGGTCCGGCCTGGATGCTTGACCTGGGCAGTCTTCCCTTTACCGCCGCGCAGCGCGACCTGTTCAGGGCAGGGACGCTCGCGCCGACATGGGCCGCGCAGTACCCGGAGCTGTTTGACGCCGACGACCTAAGGCTCACCCGAACGCAGGCCCACAACCATTACTTCGAGTGGCTGGCCGCCATCGTGCTGTATCACTCCACCGGCTACCTGAGCCTGATCGAGAAGTACGAGCCGTTCGGGAAGCCGAGGGCAGGCAGACCGCACCAGCGCAAGTTCCAGGTGGTCGAGCAGCTGTTCGGCGACGGTTCGGAAATGCTTGCCCTGATGAAGCGGCAGGACCATCCGACATACGGAGGTACTCAGGCCCCGGACCTGCTGGTGTATGCCCCGGATCTCAGCGACTGGTTCTTCTGCGAGGTCAAAGGCGACAAGGA encodes:
- a CDS encoding MDR family MFS transporter translates to MTQPPPSAAGDPQRINYAEVLDFPTKRLILIGTLLSLFLAALDQTIVATSLPRIVKDLNGLNLYAWVTTAYLLASTALVPIYGKLSDIYGRRPVLMFGIVVFLLGSALCGAAGEPFLGGVFGGGMMELVVFRGLQGLGAAALTSVAFSIIADIFAPAERGRYQGLFGAVFGLSSVIGPLLGGFLTDHVSWRWVFYVNVPIGLIALTFIILKMPTLASGLKPKIDYLGALLIVLFSVPLLLALTFGADSANYGWTDPVVLGLFAVSAVALGLFLYVESRHESPILPLTLFHNPTFAWGVTARFFIGAAFLGAILFLSLYLVNVQGVSATAAGTATIPLTAGLIFGAIVSGQLASRLGYYKILIIVGLCLMMGGFLLLSTLNADTPYARVVLYMVVLGLGIGPALPLFNLAIQNAVKPWEIGVATSSGQFFQQMGSTIGTAVFGAVLSSVLASQITSNLKPVIASAPPALQAQLQSFSAPKSGNSGGQSTFDVAAAKASAATGIRKGFDATFQAISGAVGSGNISAVQALAQNPQLPEQLRTQLGTIPAQAIASEQGRAQILTGIRQGLTAAQTQTVQQTNTTLDKVARALKVSFANTVSRIYLISIFVALLALLAVLPMPNLRMPTRGKGEGEGGPQRAPVHVEI